Proteins encoded together in one Vanessa tameamea isolate UH-Manoa-2023 chromosome 28, ilVanTame1 primary haplotype, whole genome shotgun sequence window:
- the LOC113391876 gene encoding ephrin-B2a — translation MVSFAYFGMRQAPWTLLVLVFFIESVMGNYAKSFYIHWNTTNSIFRIDNTDHVFDLNKGNAQFEYDQVNIICPVYAPGTFEEDTEKYIIYNVSKEEYDTCRITNPNPRIIAICDKPHKLMFFTITFRPFTPQPGGLEFLPGKDYYFISTSSKDDLHRRIGGRCLSHNMKLVFRVCCKPEDQPPAPPPQPTPPPPPPPPTTPPTTTTTTTIKPVTKKTHKYDKTPNEVVKSEELSYSRGAALASSLALALAASAVLAPLAR, via the coding sequence ATGGTGTCCTTTGCTTATTTCGGAATGCGACAAGCGCCCTGGACCCTGTTAGTCCTCGTCTTCTTCATCGAAAGTGTGATGGGAAACTACGCTAAATCCTTTTATATACATTGGAACACAACGAATAGTATATTCAGAATAGACAATACCGATCACGTATTCGACCTCAACAAAGGTAATGCACAGTTTGAATACGACCAAGTGAATATTATATGTCCTGTTTACGCTCCGGGAACATTCGAAGAGGACACGgagaagtatataatatataatgtcagCAAAGAAGAATATGATACGTGTAGGATAACCAATCCGAACCCTCGCATAATAGCCATATGCGACAAACCGCACAAACTGATGTTTTTCACGATTACCTTTAGACCGTTTACGCCTCAGCCCGGCGGGCTCGAGTTCCTGCCGGGCAAAGACTATTACTTCATATCGACGTCCAGTAAAGACGACCTGCACAGACGCATCGGCGGGCGCTGCCTCAGTCATAATATGAAACTTGTCTTTCGTGTTTGCTGTAAGCCGGAGGACCAGCCGCCCGCACCGCCGCCTCAGCCCACGCCTCCGCCGCCTCCGCCGCCACCGACGACACCACCGACCACGACTACCACAACAACCATCAAGCCGGTCACGAAAAAGACGCACAAGTACGATAAGACACCCAATGAGGTTGTGAAGAGTGAGGAGCTGTCGTACTCGCGCGGGGCGGCCCTCGCCTCCTCTCTCGCGCTGGCTTTGGCTGCGAGCGCCGTCCTAGCGCCCCTGGCTCGGTGA